The following DNA comes from Musa acuminata AAA Group cultivar baxijiao chromosome BXJ1-4, Cavendish_Baxijiao_AAA, whole genome shotgun sequence.
TCACTGCTCATTTCAGCAACAAACATGCCCATGTTGGATAGAGCTGAAGCCCCTTGCACCCACCATCTCAACCACACCCCAGCAAGAATTTTGGCCACATCGGAAAAGTAACCATCCGTCCATAGCTCCCTATCAAGTGGGATGGCTCCTGTCCCTGCTAGAAGAGGATATAAATAGCCAAAAATAACTAAGATAAGTGCATAAAACAGAGCCTTCGGGAGGGTGCTCTTAGGGTTATCCACCTCTCCTGCCAAAGTACTGATTGAGTCCCAATAATTAAGATTCCAAAAAAGCGTATTCAAGTACAAATTCCAGTCGACCTTGTTTATGTCAACCACCAACCACCTTGATGGTCTGAGTTTCGGAATCGCCACCAACCCCATCAAAATAAAAGGAGCAATTGAAAAGATCCCAAGAAACACAGCCATCCAGCCAACTATGGTCAATCCTCTATAGTTCATGTAAGTCAGTGCAACTGTAAGTATCAACACTGCCAAAGTCCTCAGCAGCCCACCTCCCAAAGCTGGAACACCAGACTTCAAATAGTCTAAGAAAAGAACTGGATACAGAGCATTGTCAATGACACCACTAAGCCATTTCATCCAACCTTGCTGGAAACCCCAGAAAGGGCCCAAAGCTGAAGAGACCCACACAACATAACCTCCATTTTCGGGGAACATGGTACCCATCTCAGCAGTGATCAGTGCTTCAGGAATGCTCCATATGAAGGGAAAGATCAGGAAGCCAAGTATAGCCAGAAGAGGGCCACCAGCCTGAACACTGTCCTCTATCCCAAAGGGGCCACCAGATACCTCATAGAATATAAGGAAGACAAGGGGGATGACCGAGACCTTCCGAATATTGTCTAATTTGGGGGGAGCTCTCTCATCGACGAAATTGTTCCCTGGATTGTGATACTCCCCCATGTGAAGAGAAATAGGTCCAATGCTTGCAGTGCTCCTCAATCACTGCAAAAATGAATAAGAGTTGTCTTATTTGTTCAAACAAATTGCAGGTTGACACTTCAGGCAGCATAAAAATTTCTGTCTCTAAATTTACAGCAAGATTTCAACTTTACTAAAAGAAAACATATACAATTGCTTCTGTAATACGAGAACTGATAATTTCTGATGTCAGGGATAGAAAATTTTCGCTTTTGGATTATTGAGTTTTCTTCCATCATCCTGATATTAAGATTTGGAATAAAGTAAATGCGAAATTTTTCATGGTCATTAAGCAGAATAAGTACTCATCTCATCGATGTTAACTTGAGAACAGTGGAATTGGATTCCAAACAATTGGGAAAAATTCCCGTCTCAATTCACTGGAGGCTACACTGCCACAGTAAACAACCAAAGGCATATATAAAAGATTGAAGTCTAAATTACCAGTTCCAGATAGTCAGGAGATCACCACTAAGGGAAATCGAAGAAGATAATTTACGTGAGCAACCAATATAAGCTACACccgaaaaaaaaaacacttttttTTCCCAAAGAAACGATTTTGCGATCGAAATCAACGTCAGTAACCTAACAAAATCCAAAGGAGGAACAAACGAATAAGAAACTCTACCACGAGGGCGAAAGAATCCAATTGTCAAACTGAGATCAACACAAAGGGCCACCAATGCAAACAATCTACCGATCCCAAACAAAGCAGATCAAGGACAGTCAAATATAGCAAATTAAGGTAATTAAAGAGTCGAATTTGAACTCACCACCCACAGGGAAGGCCTTCGTTGGGATTCAATCACTCGATCATCAACTCCCCTCCGCTGCCAGATAGAGCGATCGAGTTGCCGACTCCGAGGGGGAAAAGGGGGCAGAGAACAAGCTGGAGatgcaaacaaagaagaagaatggaGTCACCGAGAAGTCACTGACCCAACGTATGTTACGTGCGGGACCCACCAATAACCACCCAGTTGGACACCAACGAGGGAGGAGTCTCCGTCTGGGATCGCTGGCTGGGTTACCCCGAAATGGGTGAGAACAGGCCGCGGGCTACACCCGCGAATCGTCACCGTTCATTGTTGAACGGACGGGCTACAGAGAAGCAAGTTATGCGAGGCAGCAAAGTTGGGGAACGGGAATCTGTGCGATCTCGGATCAGTCACGAATCTCCAGGTAGCATAGGTGATGACATCCTGTCAATTTCAATACATTAGCTAAACAATTTATGATGCCTAAATTATAATTAAGGATTCTTTTAATGTTAATAAGATTGTAAAAGCATCATCTTCATTTGGGGTAATTATAGATTATCAGTGGTAAGTTACCTTCAGCGATatgtatactttaaaaaattatactgACATCTCTTTAATTaggaaagtaaaatatctatatCTATTTATCATGACATAGtcgattttactaataaaaatataaaattaaaagataaaaaatataattttaatattctaattgaTGATGGACGACACCACAACTAAGGACTGTAGATAGCTATTGTGGATAAGGAGAGAGGCGGTGAAAGGTGAAAGTCGCTCTCCATGCATCGACGCCAACACAAATGGCAAGTGGCAAAAGGAGTACGAACGAGGCGACGACTCTTCCCAAGGCCATATGCAACCACCTGCAGTCGATCCAAGATCTATGTATGGagctggagaggaagaggagcacGATGACGTCAGCCACGATGGAGGTCATGTCAATGATTCTCCAACTCCAACGTAAGAAGTTTGAGGTCCTAATGGAGGTGCACCAGTTCAATCGCTTCATTGAGGAGAAGACAACGCATAACTAGCAAGATATCCCCACCCTCGAGGACCTCCTCTTGAAGTATGACGAGACCATTATCTTCCACTTCTATGAGATCAAAACCTACCGTCATTGTCTCTTTAGCTCCGACATTGATGTTTCTGATGCCCCTACATCTGAGCTAGAGTCCCCAAATAAGGCCACTACTACTGATTCCCGATTCAATTTCTCATGCCGACAATCACCAATTATCGAATTGGGCGTCGATAGTGGTGGCCTCATTTGGAGACTCTAGCTTGGATGTAGGGGCATCGAAAACACCAATGTCAGAGTTGAAGAGGCGGTGGCGATAGGTTTCAACCTTATAGAAGAGGGGGATAATGGTCTCGTTATACTTCAGGAGGAGATCTTTGAGGGTGGCGATCTCTTGCTAGTCACACGTCATCTTCTTCTCGATGAAGCACTTGAACTGGCACACCTCCATCTAGACCTCAGCCTTCTTGCGATGGAGTTGGAGGATCATCGACATGGCCTCCATCTTGTCTAACGTCATCATGCTCCTTTCCTCCTCCAGCTCCGTACATAGCTTCTAGATCGATTACAAGTGGTCACAAACGACCTTGGGAAAAGTCGCCACTTCGTTTGTGATTTTTTCATCACTTGACAATTGTGTAAGCATTGACGCATAGAGAGTGTCTCTCACTCCTCGTTATCTCTCTTTTCATCCACAATAGTCACATACAACCCTCAGCATATCATCATCTATCACACTGACGTCATCTGTCATCACTAACTAgaacgttaaaattatattttttataatttattttttattttattgataaaactgatggtattaagataaataaatttagatattttatttatttttgtaaaatgtaaatagatttagatattttatttaattttgtaaAATGTAAGGATCGGAATGCTATAAATAACTCGAGGGGAAATGTAATTAACCATCTGCATCACCTGGACAACAGCACGACAAAATTCGCACGTTGTCGACCATCCATCAAGTGATCTGGACCGTTGAAATTAGGGTTTTAGTTTCTGTTGGCCTTGTTCCATTTCGCGTTGAACTCGTTCGAGAACCCTTCAAGCGACCGGCACAAAACCCTGCTTGAACCCACTGCGACGGAGCCGAGGGTGAAGGGACATCGAATTACGGTGAGATTTGCCGGTCTGTGCGCGACGCGTCGTCTTTTGTTCTATCCTAAAACCATTGCGGGTTTCGTTCGATTCAGAAGTCATCGATTCGATGTTGGCTTTCTTTTAATTGCTACGCGATATTGTCTATTATAGCGGTGGAAACTTGAATCTGTCTTATTCTAGTTAGTCAGTTATATATCTTGTGAAAATGTTTGGAACTCGAAATCCAGTTGAAAGTGTTTTGGATTAATTTGAAGTCTTTTGGATGATTTGGTAGATGATTTTTCAGTGCCATTCGtcaagatcctttttttttttatgatgccaTTGAAAGATTATTTTGGAATTTATATTGATGGTTCTCAGAATTAATTGATGTAAGTTGTGAGAACTTTACGTAGGTAGATATGAAGCCAGAAAGACTCGGAGATCAGAATTATGCAGTTGGAAATTTAAATTCATTATTTGTTGGGAATCTATATGAGGATTttgagttaaaaaaaatattagatcaGCATTCTATGTTTGCAAGTGGTGCAAGTGTTCGGAACCTCCTCTAATTCTATCGATTCTCTTCCTGCTAAATGATGACACTGAGGTCTGGCTTTTGGTATTCCTTGTTTTGGCTGAAGCATCAAGGATTAGGGGTGATACCATTTAGAAGCTGAGCATAAAAGAAAAGGTTCTCGCCAATCTGGAATCTGGATGGGTCAATTTACATGGCCTTACTTTTGGAAGCATAAAGGTTATTATTTGATTGCTCAACTTTCACCTAGTTTGCAAAGGAGCAGTCTTACTATGATGCCAAGGTTCACCCTCTATTTGCTGGAAGCCAATTTTTGCCTTAAATTAGGGAACTCAAGTGAAGGTGAATATTAATTTGTGGCAGGCTGGTCTGTCTTAG
Coding sequences within:
- the LOC135645943 gene encoding probable polyamine transporter At1g31830; protein product: MGEYHNPGNNFVDERAPPKLDNIRKVSVIPLVFLIFYEVSGGPFGIEDSVQAGGPLLAILGFLIFPFIWSIPEALITAEMGTMFPENGGYVVWVSSALGPFWGFQQGWMKWLSGVIDNALYPVLFLDYLKSGVPALGGGLLRTLAVLILTVALTYMNYRGLTIVGWMAVFLGIFSIAPFILMGLVAIPKLRPSRWLVVDINKVDWNLYLNTLFWNLNYWDSISTLAGEVDNPKSTLPKALFYALILVIFGYLYPLLAGTGAIPLDRELWTDGYFSDVAKILAGVWLRWWVQGASALSNMGMFVAEMSSDSYQLLGMAERGMLPEFFGKRSRYGTPLVGILFSASGVLLLSWMSFQEIVAAENFLYCFGMILEFVAFIKLRLIYPNAPRPYKIPLGTAGCILMIIPPTILICVVLALATLKVMVVSVTAMLIGFILQPCLKHVEKKRLLKFSVNSDLPDFREAQRENTVESSLID